A genome region from Defluviimonas aquaemixtae includes the following:
- a CDS encoding aminotransferase family protein — protein sequence MNSTLHSNDISEIVEADRAHLWHHLIQHKPFETNDPRVIVEGKGMRVWDAKGKEHLDAVSGGVWTVNVGYGRETIAKAVYDQLVKMNYFANSAGSIPGSIFAKKLIEKMPGMSRVYYTNSGSEANEKAFKMIRQIAHKRHGGKKHKILYRDRDYHGATVATMSAGGQDERNAQYGPFVPGFVKVPHCMEYRKQWDVENYGERAADAIEEVILREGPDTVGGLCLEPVTAGGGVITPPEGYWERVQEICKKYEILLHIDEVVCGVGRTGKWFGYQQYGVKPDFVTMAKGVASGYAAIACMVTTEAVFEMFKDDANDPMNYFRDISTFGGCTAGPAAAVENMRIIEDEGLLDNTVKMGERTVNNLRALMDRHRVIGDVRGKGLFCGAELVVDRQTKEPVEEKKVQAVVADCMAQGVIIGATNRSVPGFNNTLCLSPALIATADDIDEITAAIDKALTKVFS from the coding sequence ATGAACAGCACGCTTCATTCCAACGATATTTCAGAGATCGTCGAGGCCGATCGCGCGCATCTCTGGCACCATCTCATCCAGCACAAGCCGTTCGAGACGAACGATCCCCGCGTCATCGTCGAGGGCAAGGGCATGCGCGTGTGGGACGCGAAGGGGAAAGAACATCTCGACGCCGTCTCGGGCGGGGTGTGGACCGTGAACGTGGGCTATGGGCGCGAGACGATCGCCAAGGCGGTCTACGACCAGCTCGTCAAGATGAACTACTTCGCGAATTCGGCGGGCTCCATCCCGGGTTCGATCTTCGCCAAGAAACTGATCGAGAAGATGCCGGGAATGAGCCGGGTCTACTACACCAACTCGGGCTCGGAGGCGAACGAGAAGGCCTTCAAGATGATCCGCCAGATCGCCCACAAGCGCCACGGCGGCAAGAAGCACAAGATCCTCTATCGCGACCGCGATTACCACGGCGCCACGGTCGCCACCATGTCGGCGGGCGGCCAGGATGAGCGCAATGCGCAATACGGACCCTTTGTTCCGGGCTTCGTCAAGGTTCCGCACTGCATGGAATATCGCAAGCAGTGGGACGTCGAGAACTACGGTGAGCGCGCTGCCGACGCGATCGAGGAAGTGATCCTGCGCGAGGGCCCCGATACCGTGGGCGGTCTCTGCCTCGAGCCGGTGACGGCAGGCGGCGGGGTCATCACGCCGCCGGAAGGCTATTGGGAGCGGGTGCAGGAGATCTGCAAGAAATACGAGATCCTGCTGCATATTGACGAGGTCGTCTGCGGCGTCGGCCGCACCGGAAAGTGGTTCGGCTACCAGCAATACGGGGTCAAGCCGGACTTCGTTACCATGGCGAAAGGCGTGGCGTCGGGCTATGCGGCCATCGCCTGCATGGTCACGACTGAGGCGGTCTTCGAGATGTTCAAGGACGACGCGAACGATCCGATGAACTATTTCCGCGACATCTCCACCTTCGGCGGCTGCACGGCGGGACCGGCGGCGGCGGTCGAGAACATGCGGATCATCGAGGATGAGGGGCTTCTCGACAACACGGTGAAGATGGGCGAGCGGACGGTGAACAATCTCCGCGCACTGATGGACAGGCACCGGGTGATCGGCGACGTGCGCGGCAAGGGTCTGTTCTGCGGAGCGGAGCTCGTGGTGGACCGGCAGACGAAAGAGCCGGTGGAGGAGAAGAAGGTCCAGGCCGTCGTCGCGGACTGCATGGCGCAGGGCGTCATCATCGGGGCCACGAACCGGTCGGTGCCGGGCTTCAACAACACGCTGTGTCTCTCGCCCGCGCTGATCGCCACCGCCGACGATATCGACGAGATCACGGCTGCCATCGACAAGGCCCTGACGAAGGTCTTTTCCTGA